A region of the Ferroacidibacillus organovorans genome:
AGCTCCAACCGCCCCATAAAAGACCCGTGACAGCCGGATTGGATGAGGATGGTATTGTTGATGATGACAGGTTGATAGAGTCGGTTGTGCGTGTGGGCGCTGAGCAAGACATCAATGCCGTCGATCTCAGCTGCCATCTCTGCCTCAAGTGGAAATCCGAGGTGAGAGAGGACAAGGATGAGATCGACCTGCTCTTTATTTCGCAGCGCGGCAATTTGGGCTGGCAATTCATCTTTGCCCATCGTAAATGTGACACCCGTTGAAAAATGAGGGGGCATCGTCTTGTCGATGATGTGACAGGCGATTCCGATGATGCCGATCTTTAGCCCCGCCCGCTCGACCACGGTATGGGGTGGAAAGACAAGTTGGTTGCTTTCTTTGGCGTAGCAGTTGTTTGCAAGGACGGGATAGTGAAGCCGCTCTGACAGTTTTTGAAATTGGCTTGGACCGTAGGCGAAATCCCAGTGTGCCGTCATTCCGTCCATCAAAAGTGAATTGAGAATCGGGATGAGCGCTTCTCCTTTGCTCGCGACTGCGGGGTAGGTACCGTGAAACGTGTCGCCGTTGTCAAGGACAAGCACCCCGCCTGGATTTTGCGCTCGCGCTTCGTGAATCAGCGTGGCAATCCTGGCGTAGCTCCGACATTTCGATAATGTTCGTTGCCGGAATCTTCAAGGAACATTTCTGGGTGAAGGTCAATGTATGCATGGATATCGTTTAATTGCAAAATGGTAAGGCGGGTAGTTTTGCTCATTTCATTGTCCCTTCGAATGAAATTGTCAAGCGGTCATAGGTCAGGTAATGGAAGCTAGACCTAATTTGTCCTCGAAGGAGAAAATTACACATGGATTGCGCGTGGATGTTCGTTCTTATATACTGCATAATACAGTATGGTGTCTCGTTGCTTGTGCTGATCCATGACAATGGAGGCGGAGTGCAAAACCAAGCATCATGGAGGGTATGCAATGATTCATCCAGGATTGTGGCAAATTCGCCACGCAGAAAAGGGTTGGTATCGCTGGCTGGTGTTTGCAACCGCCGTGACGGGTACGTTCATGGTGAATGTGGATAGCAGCGTGATGAACGTAGCCTTGCCTGTCTTAGAGCGGGAATTTCACGCCGGCCCACAGGTGTTGCAGTGGGTGATTTCTGCATATCTACTGGTGATCACGGGGATTTTGCCGATTGTCGGAAGTCTGTCTGATCGATTGAATCGAAAACGTGTGTTCATCACAGGGGTTGTCATTTTTACGGGCGGGTCGATACTCTGTGCGTTCTCGGACAGTATCGAGCAACTCATCCTGTTTCGCGTTGTCCAATCGATAGGCGGCTCAATCATCATGGGAAATGTCATGTCGATTGTTTCCTATATCTTTCCATCTAGGCAGCGCGGACGCCCGCTTGGATTGGTTGGAAGCGTTGTGGCGGCGGGAACGATCGTCGGGCCCTCTATCGGTGGCTTGCTCATTGCGGCATACGGGTGGCGCTCGATTTTCTGGGTGAATGTTCCGATTGGGGTCCTGTCGGTTGTCGCATCTGTTTTTGTCATGATGCCGATTCGCTCCGATAAACCTGCGCGGAAGTTTGATGTTATTGGCTCGATTTTGTTTTTTGTGGGGATTGTCAGTCTCATGCTTTTTGTCTCTGAAGGACAGACCTGGGGCTGGATGACTCTTCGGAGTTTGGGGACATTCTTATTGAGTGCCATAATGTTGTCAGCCTTTGTATGGCAGGAGGTAACGTCGAAGAGCCCTGTGATTGAATTGTCGCTGTTTCGTTTGCCGAGATTTGTGCTCGGAAATCTAACGGGCTTTTTGTCCTATGTAATGATGATGTTTCCAAGTTTTCTTTTGCCACTTTATATGCATGATGTGCTGCGTATCCAA
Encoded here:
- a CDS encoding MFS transporter, translated to MIHPGLWQIRHAEKGWYRWLVFATAVTGTFMVNVDSSVMNVALPVLEREFHAGPQVLQWVISAYLLVITGILPIVGSLSDRLNRKRVFITGVVIFTGGSILCAFSDSIEQLILFRVVQSIGGSIIMGNVMSIVSYIFPSRQRGRPLGLVGSVVAAGTIVGPSIGGLLIAAYGWRSIFWVNVPIGVLSVVASVFVMMPIRSDKPARKFDVIGSILFFVGIVSLMLFVSEGQTWGWMTLRSLGTFLLSAIMLSAFVWQEVTSKSPVIELSLFRLPRFVLGNLTGFLSYVMMMFPSFLLPLYMHDVLRIQTVHIGLLLTPQAISMILFSPVGGFLADRIGTSWPAAIGLFFGTLGLILMAFLDATSSYTDIVVALSVFGLGMGLFTSPNNVSVLESVPIEKSGLTGSLIATVRNFGRVAGVSVTVLFLQLSGNDLQSSDGFAHASSFAFRMGVIIGIIGTVLTVTRFLVHAKKWSVAHEPSR